Genomic segment of Candidatus Neomarinimicrobiota bacterium:
AACCGTTCATAAGAATATTTGATATTATTTTGACTGGCAAAGGAACTGTGAGTAAGCGCTCGTTCCAGTAGATGTGGCTCCTTAAAGGTATAGCCTAAAGTGTTTTCGATCGCTTTAAGATTCTGGGCAAATGATTCCGAGATCGGCAGTTCCGATCTGGTTTTCCGAAAGAGCTTGCCCAGAAATTTCATAGTACTTCGATCAGGCCTTGAATTCCTTTACAGCCAATACGGCGTTGTGACCACCAAAGCCAAAGGAATTGCTGATACCAGCGTTTACTTCACGCTTGATCGAAACATTCGGTGTGTAGTTCAAGTCACACTCGTCACAAGGGTTATCATGGTGGATAGTAGGTGCAATGGTATTGGTTTGGATCGTTTTAACCAGGGCAGCCAGCTCAACACCCCCAGAGGCACCCAAAAGGTGACCTGTCATGGATTTTGTTGAACTGATGGCCAGTTGATAAGCGTGATCCCCAAAAACATTTTTAATAGCGATGGATTCATTTTTGTCGTTGGCTGGCGTTGAGGTTCCATGGGCATTGATATAGTCAATATCTTTTGGAGCCAGATCACCGTCAGACAGAGCCATCTGCATTGCTCGCTGAGCACCTTCACCCTCTGGTGCAGGACTGGTGATGTGGTATGCGTCGGCGGTCATTCCAAAGCCGGCCAGCTCTGCCAGAATTGTGGCACAACGTGCTTGAGCATGCTCAAGACTTTCGAGCACGAAGATACCGCCGCCTTCGCCCATGACAAACCCATCGCGAGCTTTGTCAAAAGGACGGCTGGCTGATTCAGGATCCGGGTTAAAAGTGAGCGCCTTCATGTTGGCGAAACCAGCAAATCCCATAGTGGTCAATGCTGCATCAGCACCACCACAGACCATGACATCTGCATCACCATAGCGGATAGCTCGCAAACCCAGACCGATGGCGTGAGCTGCTGTGGCACAAGCTGAATTGACCGAATAGTTTGGACCTTTCAGCCCCCAGATGATCGAAACATAACCAGCAGCGATATCAGGAATCATCATGGGAATGAAAAATGGACTCACCCGGCGGTGTCCCCGCTTGACCAGCATGCCATGTTGGTCCTCGAAAGTGTGTAGTCCACCAACGCCACTGCCAATGATGACACCTATTCGAGTGGGATCCTCATTGTTTAACTCCAACCCGCTCTGCCCAATGGCAGCTTTAGCAGAATGTACAGCGTAGCGGGTAAAAGGATCCATGCGACGTGCTTCTTTGAACTCAACAATATCATCAATACTGAGGTCATCTTTGACTACTGCAGCCACTGTGGCATTATATTTGGCTTCAACCAGCCAATCTTGAGTAGTGATGCCATTATTCCCAGCGATCAAATTGCTCCAAAAAGTATCCAGTTCATTTCCCAGAGGGGAGACAACTCCCATGCCGGTAATCACAACACGCTTTTTCATGGCACTCCTCATAAAAAAACTGGATTCACCATCAAGTCGATCTCAAGTATCGACCCGTTAGTGAACCCAGTTTTCATCCAAAAAAAATGAAGATTAAAGCTTATCCAAGCTTACTATCAATGTATTGAACAGACTTTCCAACGGTGGTGATGGTTTCAGCATCTTCATCGGGAATCTCAATATCAAAAACTTCTTCAAATTGCATGATCAATTCTACGGTGTCCAGTGAATCAGCACCCAGATCATCAATAAATGAAGCATCTTCAGTGATCTTGGCAGCATCTACACCTAATTTTTCAACAATTACATCGCGTACTTTTTCGAAAGTTGACATGTTATTTTTTCTCCTAACTTTCAGTTCTATCCTTGCATGACCAGGCCGCCATCAACATTGAAGACCTGACCTGTGATATATCCAGCCTGTTCAGACCCAAGAAACGCCACCAGATTGGCAACGTCTGTTGACTCTCCGATGCGCCCCAGAGGGATCTGTGCAAACAATTTTTCCCGGGCATCAGCTGTAATCGCATCCGTCATATCGGTGGCAATATAACCAGGTGCAACAGCATTCACAGTGATTCCTCTTGAGCCGATTTCTTTGGCTAGAGACTTGGTAAATCCAATAATACCAGCCTTGGATGCGGCATAGTTGGCTTGTCCGGCATTCCCCATCTGCCCAACGATGGATGTGATATTGATAATGCGGCCAGCTTTCAATTTCAAGAAATTCCGTAGCAAAGCTTGAGACATGTTAAAAACACTTTTCAGATTAACGCTCATAACATCATCCCACTGATCTTCCTTCATACGCATTATCAGATTGTCTTTGGTGATGCCGGCGTTGTTCACCAGGATATCCACCGGACCAAAAGCATCAATTGCTGCACTGGCCAAGGCTTTGCATGCGTCCGCGGAAGTAACATCAGCAGCCACTCCTAAACAGGTATACCCTTTTGATTCAAACGCTTCCTGAACCTGTTGACAATCCTCAGCTTTTCTGCTGCTAACCACGATTTTGGCTCCCAGTTCAGCCAGCTTTAAGGCGATCTGGTATCCAATACCGCGGGTAGAGCCAGTGACAATAGCTACTTTTCCCTGATAATCGATCATGATAATCCCTCCAATTGTGCCTGGTTTCCGATGCCACTTACATTGGCGCTACGTTCGATCCGCCTGATCAACCCCTGCAAGACGCGACCGGGGCCGACCTCAACAAATTCTGTTGCGCCATTTTTAAGCATCGTATGAACACTATCCTCCCACAGCACTGGATTTTCCAACTGCTGAATGAGGTTGGTTTTAATTTTTCCTGGATCCGAGGTTGGAGCGGCATCCACATTTGCAATCACCGGGACGTTCGCCTGAGAAAAATTCGATTTTTCTATAGCGGAAGTAAGACCGACTACGGCTGGAGCCATAAGGGGGGAATGGAAGGCCCCACTTACATTTAAGCCAACCACTTTCCGGGCTCCGAGATTTTTTGCGATTTCCATAGCATAATTAACAGCATTGGTCTCTCCAGAGATCACGATCTGCCCAGGTGAATTATAATTGGCGGCCTGAACGATGCCTCGCTTTGATGCATGTAAACAAACCTTTTCAACGTCCTCTCGTGACAGGTTGAGAATAGCAGCCATGGTACCAGACTGAGCCTTTCCAGCTAACTGCATCTCTTCAGCGCGGACCTTGACGATAGAGAGCGCATCCTCAAAGCTAAGTACGCCAGCTGCATATAAGGCTGAGAATTCACCAAGGCTATGTCCGGCAGTCATCTGGAACTCGAACGACGCAGGCAGCAGCGAGAAAAAGGCTGCCGAAGCTACAAAGAGCGCGGGTTGAGTGACTTTGGTTTCTGTCAGAGCTTCTAAGGGACCGTTAAAACTGATATCAGCTACATCAAAGCCCAAAATATCGTTGGCCGTTCCATACAAGGTTCGAATAGACTCATGCTCAGTATAAATATCTTGAGCCATCCCAACAAATTGAGAGGCTTGTCCGGGAAATATTAAAGCACGCTGCATCATCAAACCTTTTTACCGGGTCCATAACGGAGGAGGATACTGCCCCAGGTATAACCAGCACCAAAAGCCGCCAGCAGTACCAGATCACCATCCATGATGCGCTTATTGCGGACCACTTCATCCAGTCCCAATGGCAATGTCGCTGCTGTGGTGTTGCCATATTTATCAATATTCAACAGGACTTGATCATCAGTAAAGCCGGCTCGCCGGGCTGCTACATCAATGATCCGTTTATTGGCCTGATGGGGAATAAAGATACCAACATCTTCAGCTTTAAAATTGTTATTCGCAAGAATGTCAATACTCACTTGAGCCATATCAGATGAAGCTCTCTTAAAAACACTACGGCCGTCCTGCCAGATATAGTGCTCACCTGCATCAACTGTCTTGTGGGTAGCCGGTTTACGACTGCCACCAGCCTTCATGTGCAGGGCATCTGCTCCAGAGCCATCGATGTATAGGATCTCGTCAATGATCCCGTAGTTCTCGTCTTCAGTAGGCTCTAAAAGAACAGCACCGGCGCCATCACCAAAAAGGATGCACGTGTTTCGATCAGTATAATCAAGGATCGAACTCATCGTATCAACACCTACTACAATAACCTTTTTATGGCCGGTCTGGACCAGGGCGCTACCTGATTTCAGGGCGAATAAAAAACCGGAACATGCACCTGAAAGATCATAGCCCCAGGCTTTGGTTGCTCCGATCTTTTCCTGGATTAAGGCCGCTGTTGATGGAAAAAGCATATCGGGTGTTACAGTCGCAACAATGATGGCATCAATTTCGTCGGCTGTGGTTCCAGTTTCTTCCAACAGCTTTGTGATTGCCTTGACACTCATATCTGAACTGGCTTCACCTTCAGCAGCGATGTGACGTTCCCGGATTCCCGTGCGGGATACTATCCATTCGTCATTGGTATCAACCATTTTTTCAAGATCAAAATTGGTCAATACTTTTTCGGGCACATAGGAGGCGACTCCGGTTATAGCAGCTCTGGTCATTGTATATTTCCTGTTATTGAATAGTTAATTATGGAGAAAGCGAAAGAGAATAAATAGAGTCATTTGTAAAACTATACTTTGTGTTCGCTAAGCTTTCTGCAGTTAGGTTTTATTAATAATATTGATTAGTGATGAATGATCTCGTCATCCATTGCTGTATAGGTGATACTGGATAGTGACGCAGTGATCTCCTGTTCTATAGCATCGATCAAATTTGAATTGATCAAACGTTGGGCTTCAAATAAGGCATTTTTGATTGCCTTTGCGCTGGAACTGCCATGGGCGATCAGGGAAATGCCTTTGATTCCCAGCAGGGGAGACCCGCCATAATTATTAGGGTCGAATATTCCCACCAGCTCGGTAAAAACAGGTTTGATCAAACGGGCTCCGATCAGGCGACTGGGTCGATCTAATCTGCTTTTGATCATGGAAAAGAGAGTCTTAAAGGTGCTTTCGGCCAATTTCAAGGAGACGTTCCCGGTGAATCCGTCCGTTACGATCACGTCAAATTTATTATTAAAGATATCTCGTCCTTCAGCATAGCCTCGGAAGTCAATGTCAGCGGCTTCCAGTAGACGCTTGGCCTCTTTGACCAGCGGTGTCCCTTTTTCAGACTCTTCACCAATACTCATCAGAGCCACACGAGCTGAATCTGTTTTGGTGCTCTTGCGGTAGACGATACTGCCCATAATACCAAATTGAAGGAGATTCTTGGGCTTTGCTTCAGCGATGGCTCCCACATCCAAAAGGAGAGTTGCCCCGCCCTCATGTGGCATGAATGCACCAATAGCCGGGCGGTCTACACCAGGGATGCGACCCAGGCTCAGCAATGAGTAGGTCATGACAGCACCGGTATTCCCAGCGGAGATGAATGCATCTCCTGCTCCTGATTTGACCAGATCAATGCCCACCCGCATGGAGGAATCTTTTTTCTCTTTATAGGATTTTGTGGGCGAATCGCGCATTTCAACAATTTGAGTGGCATGTTGAACGTGCAGATGAGGACTTTTAAATTGGTGTGATCGAAGATCATTGCGGATCAGATCTTCCTGGCCGACCAGAATGACCTCACCAGTGCTTTTAGCATCATTCAGATATTGAATGGCACCTTCAATATTGATGAAAGGGGCGTTATCGCCCCCCATACAATCAACCACAATTTTCATTTTAGAACCAATACCTTCTCACAAAACCTTATTATAACCACAACGGTGGTCCATGCGCGACAAGGTTAAGGGGTCGGAGTAGGTGGAAATATTATTTTGTGCTGGGCAGTTAATTACCATAATTCCCACTCAGTTGAGTTGAAATCAATATTCAATCTTCAATATTCAATCTTAAATATCAAATGGATCAAACTTCTTTTGGAATGATGATCTGTTTGCCTTTGTAATATCCGCAATGGGGACATACACGATGTGGTAATTTCGGTTCACTGCAATTAGAGCAGGTGATCAGACCGGCAAGAGTAGTTTTCCAATGGGTGCGGCGTCTATCTCTTCTGGCCCGTGATGTTTTTCTTTTTGGTACGGCCACGAGTTAAAATCTCCTATTCATTGAACAAATCTTTGAGCTTAGCCCAACGTTCATCCGGTTTCACTTCGGTCTCCAGACTTTTTTGCAAAGCAATACCAGCTTGACAATCAGGTCCACAATTATGTGAAATGGGGATGGCTAGCAGTACGGTATCATGTACCAAAGGGTACAGGTCAAATTCAGTTTGGTTTCTGGGAAGTAGAACAATATCTTCACTCTCATTCTCGTCCATGTGTCTGGAATTGGTAGTCAGGATTATCTTAAAGTTGCCTTTGAGGGTGTCCTCAAATTCCTCCATCCCGGTTGCGCAAATAAATAAACCGGTACAGGTAACGGACCCCTTTAGATAAATATTTTGATCCTGGCGATCGATACTCAACTTCAAATCCAAGTTGAGCGGCTTCCACTCAATACTATCATCGTGCTGCAGTTGTGCTATGCTGTCAAAGACCTGCTCTGATCTGCCTCTCGGCACTGTGTTTATACTTAACTTCATTGTCAAAGCCGCGCAATATAGACGGGAGTTATTCGCATGTCAAACGTTTGATGGTTACCTGGAAAATCCTCTTGCAAAGACGCAGAGGCGCAGAGTGGTGATATAAAATAGTATAGCATTCGCAACTGTTTGCTGTTTTTCAAATAAATTCTATCAGCGTTCATCCGTGTTAATTCGCGGCTAAAAGAGGCTAACCTGATATCATCAGGGTTGCATGAGCCTTTCAATTTGATCAATAGTTTTCGGGATCGATGCACTGAGAACACGGTGTCCATCTGTTGTAACCAGTACATCATCTTCAACTCGAATACCAATATTCCACCATTTTGGGTCAACATCGTCTGATTCGGAAATATAGATACCCGGTTCAACGGTTAGAATCATTCCGGTTTTGAGAAGATGAGGTTGTCCGTCGGCATTCAAGTAACCACCAGCATCGTGGACATCGAGCCCCAGCCAGTGAGAAGTACCATGCATAAAGAATTTCCGATATGCTTTTGTCTTGATCAGGTCTACAACAGTACCTTCCAGTAAACCCAGATCAATGAGCCCCTTGGTAATCACTTTAACTGCAACGTGATGTGGTTCTCTGAAAGCAGCACCGGGTCTGACACTTTTTATTGCAGCAATTTGAGCATCCAGAACCAACTGATAGAGTAAGGCCTGTTCAGTACTGAAAGTCCCGTTGACTGGAACAGTACGGCTGATATCGGCTGAGTAATACTCCCATTCTGCTCCAACATCCATGAGCAGGATGTCTCCCGGATTCAATTTCCCACGATCGTCCTCATAGTGTAGATAGGTCGAGTTCTTTCCGGCACCTACGATAGATGGAAAGCCCAATCGGATCGCACCGCGTTTTTTGAAACCGTATTCTATCTCAGCTTTAGCTTCGTATTCGAAACGGAGGGTGGGGATGATTTTGAAAGCGTCAACCAGTGATTCACCTGTGATCGCAATAGCCTGCTCCAGAGCTTTTATCTCAGCATCAGATTTTATGAGACGGTGTGATTTTAAAAGCGTTGCGGCTTCCTGGATCAGGATAGGACGTTGCCGGGAGTGCTTCATTTTTTTGGTAAGATCTATTTGGAAATCAAGATCATTTCCATCTGAGATCACCAAGCGTTCATAACCTGACACTAATTTCCCCAGATGGTCAAAAAATGTATCATAAGCCAGCGCTTGATCGATTTCCGTCAGAGCTGATGCTTCCTCCAAACCAGCTTTGGGACCGGTCCAAACTTCCATTTTGGAATTTCGTTCAGGCACAAACAGGGTTGCTTCAGCTTGATCTGATTCTGATGGTTGAGGAGTGAGTACCAAAATGCCTCGGGCAAATGGCCATCCCGTGAGATAAATAAAGTCAGAATCCTGACGATAGGGGTACTCGACATCATGATTTCTTTCATAACCAGGCGCTGAGTGAATGATGGCACAAGCATCCAGATCAGCCAATTCATTTAAAAATATTGCTCGGCGCCGGGCAAATTCGTCAGTTGGCAGATCACCGAATCTTGACATCCCCTGAGCAAGGCTCAATCCAACTATTAGGAGTAATAGACAGTATGATAACCCTTTACTGATTCTGCTAAAATCGGTTATGTTGATTTTGATTTTCACAAGCTGACCCTATTCTATGATCCGATATTGTGAACGAGCAACTTTTGCGGGGACAGCATTAAAGTGCCACCATTCAATTGAGATTGGCTGCCAGCCGGCGTGGGTCATGACTGTGCGAAGCAGCTCACGGTTGTTGATTTGTTCCTGGGTCAGGTGACCCTCTTTAAGAAATTGCGCTTCATGTCTGGGCTGAGCCAGTTTGCCAAAATAGTCAAAGGCAGTACCCATATCCAGGGGGTTCCCATCGTTGGTGGCCAAAGTGAGGTCTACAGCAGAACCAAAATTATGAACTGAGCCCCGATCCGGATTGGCCACATAATCCTGAGAGGGTGTACCGACTACCAATGCCCACATTTTTCGTTGGATCGAGCGGGGGCGAACACCATCATAAACCAGTAAAGTGAGCTTCGGGTGGGTTTTCTTTAGAAAAACTTGAGCTTGGCTCAACATTTTGGCTGCTTTGGGCTGTAGATAACAATCTTCCAGATCACCATAGGTATCTGCACCCAGAAAATTATCAGTAGTTGAGTATTTCAACTCCACCAGGATATCCGGAGCAAGGGTGTGAATATTGATCAGTCCTTGTGTTTGAAGTTGTGTCTCAAGATCCTGAATGTTTCCCTTGGCTTGACCAAAGCTAATTGAGATTAGACAAAGAAGGGTTAAAGCTGCGCGAATATAATTTTTTGTTTTCATGGTAACAAGGTAGTGTAATCTCTACCCTTCTTCCAGTTCTGATTGTACTAGTGTTATGTTAAGCATGAGATGTGCAAAAAGTCGCGGGGATTTTTTTCGATAACAAGGCAAATATTGTTACCATAGCCCTAGCTATAGTAACAATATTTAACGCAGTTAGCGGGGAAAAGAACAAGGCTTGGTTGCGCTATATCATGCTTAACGTGACACTAGGTATCTCTCAGATGCGAGAATGATTTCTCGAATTTCAGACAATTACAGAAAAACAATATTAGACACAAAATATAACAGACACTAACAGCTAATAACACACACGTATTTTGCTTACAAAACGTACTATTCGGTTAATCCCGGCCAATATGTTTGGCAAGAAATATTATTTTCACAATAAACCACAATTTTTGGCACGCACTTTGTAAATACGGTATTTCAAAATACAGAAAAATATGAAATTATCTCAGCATAACAAAAATCAGCCCGAGTGCCTCTCTAAAGAGGAGTTACACTCTCCCCAGGAAGTATCCCGGTTACTGAACATTTCAGTTGAGACCCTGCGACTCTATGAGCGAGAAGGTCTCTTTGTACCTTATAAATTGTCCTCAGGTCACCGCCGCTTTACAAATGCAGACATCGAATGGATCAAATGCATTCAAAGACAGATTCACGAGAATAAGCTCAATTTTGCCGGGATCAGGTATTTATTATCCTTGTTGCCCTGCTATGAAATGAAGCCCTGTTGTCTGGAAGATCATGAAGTGTGTCCGGCTGGCACGAAAAGTTGCCGACCCTGTTGGGATTTTGAGAATACACCCTGTCGGGTCAAAGGTGAGAACTGCAGAACCTGTGTAGTTTACCAACAAGTGTTAAATGTCGATAACCTAAAAGAAATACTTCAGGTGAAATTTAAATGCGACTGATGCAAAGAATTATCATGGTTAGCGTACTGACCTTCAGTACTCTGTTTTGGAGTTGTGATGCCATAAATCCTGTGGATGAAGGGGAGCTTACCGATTATAGCTGCGAGGGCTGTCACACCAGCAAAAGCACCTTGAGTGCTATTATTGATGATTTGGTTCTCGATCCACCGGATGATGGTCATGCGGTACCTGGCTGAGGCGGCGGAGCGGCGCCGTTGACGCTTACGGAAAAGGTTTGGATCAGG
This window contains:
- the fabF gene encoding beta-ketoacyl-ACP synthase II, encoding MKKRVVITGMGVVSPLGNELDTFWSNLIAGNNGITTQDWLVEAKYNATVAAVVKDDLSIDDIVEFKEARRMDPFTRYAVHSAKAAIGQSGLELNNEDPTRIGVIIGSGVGGLHTFEDQHGMLVKRGHRRVSPFFIPMMIPDIAAGYVSIIWGLKGPNYSVNSACATAAHAIGLGLRAIRYGDADVMVCGGADAALTTMGFAGFANMKALTFNPDPESASRPFDKARDGFVMGEGGGIFVLESLEHAQARCATILAELAGFGMTADAYHITSPAPEGEGAQRAMQMALSDGDLAPKDIDYINAHGTSTPANDKNESIAIKNVFGDHAYQLAISSTKSMTGHLLGASGGVELAALVKTIQTNTIAPTIHHDNPCDECDLNYTPNVSIKREVNAGISNSFGFGGHNAVLAVKEFKA
- a CDS encoding acyl carrier protein; the encoded protein is MSTFEKVRDVIVEKLGVDAAKITEDASFIDDLGADSLDTVELIMQFEEVFDIEIPDEDAETITTVGKSVQYIDSKLG
- the fabG gene encoding 3-oxoacyl-ACP reductase FabG → MIDYQGKVAIVTGSTRGIGYQIALKLAELGAKIVVSSRKAEDCQQVQEAFESKGYTCLGVAADVTSADACKALASAAIDAFGPVDILVNNAGITKDNLIMRMKEDQWDDVMSVNLKSVFNMSQALLRNFLKLKAGRIINITSIVGQMGNAGQANYAASKAGIIGFTKSLAKEIGSRGITVNAVAPGYIATDMTDAITADAREKLFAQIPLGRIGESTDVANLVAFLGSEQAGYITGQVFNVDGGLVMQG
- the fabD gene encoding ACP S-malonyltransferase; translated protein: MMQRALIFPGQASQFVGMAQDIYTEHESIRTLYGTANDILGFDVADISFNGPLEALTETKVTQPALFVASAAFFSLLPASFEFQMTAGHSLGEFSALYAAGVLSFEDALSIVKVRAEEMQLAGKAQSGTMAAILNLSREDVEKVCLHASKRGIVQAANYNSPGQIVISGETNAVNYAMEIAKNLGARKVVGLNVSGAFHSPLMAPAVVGLTSAIEKSNFSQANVPVIANVDAAPTSDPGKIKTNLIQQLENPVLWEDSVHTMLKNGATEFVEVGPGRVLQGLIRRIERSANVSGIGNQAQLEGLS
- a CDS encoding beta-ketoacyl-ACP synthase III; the protein is MTRAAITGVASYVPEKVLTNFDLEKMVDTNDEWIVSRTGIRERHIAAEGEASSDMSVKAITKLLEETGTTADEIDAIIVATVTPDMLFPSTAALIQEKIGATKAWGYDLSGACSGFLFALKSGSALVQTGHKKVIVVGVDTMSSILDYTDRNTCILFGDGAGAVLLEPTEDENYGIIDEILYIDGSGADALHMKAGGSRKPATHKTVDAGEHYIWQDGRSVFKRASSDMAQVSIDILANNNFKAEDVGIFIPHQANKRIIDVAARRAGFTDDQVLLNIDKYGNTTAATLPLGLDEVVRNKRIMDGDLVLLAAFGAGYTWGSILLRYGPGKKV
- the plsX gene encoding phosphate acyltransferase PlsX, whose product is MKIVVDCMGGDNAPFINIEGAIQYLNDAKSTGEVILVGQEDLIRNDLRSHQFKSPHLHVQHATQIVEMRDSPTKSYKEKKDSSMRVGIDLVKSGAGDAFISAGNTGAVMTYSLLSLGRIPGVDRPAIGAFMPHEGGATLLLDVGAIAEAKPKNLLQFGIMGSIVYRKSTKTDSARVALMSIGEESEKGTPLVKEAKRLLEAADIDFRGYAEGRDIFNNKFDVIVTDGFTGNVSLKLAESTFKTLFSMIKSRLDRPSRLIGARLIKPVFTELVGIFDPNNYGGSPLLGIKGISLIAHGSSSAKAIKNALFEAQRLINSNLIDAIEQEITASLSSITYTAMDDEIIHH
- the rpmF gene encoding 50S ribosomal protein L32; this encodes MAVPKRKTSRARRDRRRTHWKTTLAGLITCSNCSEPKLPHRVCPHCGYYKGKQIIIPKEV
- a CDS encoding DUF177 domain-containing protein — translated: MKLSINTVPRGRSEQVFDSIAQLQHDDSIEWKPLNLDLKLSIDRQDQNIYLKGSVTCTGLFICATGMEEFEDTLKGNFKIILTTNSRHMDENESEDIVLLPRNQTEFDLYPLVHDTVLLAIPISHNCGPDCQAGIALQKSLETEVKPDERWAKLKDLFNE
- a CDS encoding aminopeptidase P N-terminal domain-containing protein, with the translated sequence MSRFGDLPTDEFARRRAIFLNELADLDACAIIHSAPGYERNHDVEYPYRQDSDFIYLTGWPFARGILVLTPQPSESDQAEATLFVPERNSKMEVWTGPKAGLEEASALTEIDQALAYDTFFDHLGKLVSGYERLVISDGNDLDFQIDLTKKMKHSRQRPILIQEAATLLKSHRLIKSDAEIKALEQAIAITGESLVDAFKIIPTLRFEYEAKAEIEYGFKKRGAIRLGFPSIVGAGKNSTYLHYEDDRGKLNPGDILLMDVGAEWEYYSADISRTVPVNGTFSTEQALLYQLVLDAQIAAIKSVRPGAAFREPHHVAVKVITKGLIDLGLLEGTVVDLIKTKAYRKFFMHGTSHWLGLDVHDAGGYLNADGQPHLLKTGMILTVEPGIYISESDDVDPKWWNIGIRVEDDVLVTTDGHRVLSASIPKTIDQIERLMQP
- a CDS encoding M15 family metallopeptidase, which gives rise to MKTKNYIRAALTLLCLISISFGQAKGNIQDLETQLQTQGLINIHTLAPDILVELKYSTTDNFLGADTYGDLEDCYLQPKAAKMLSQAQVFLKKTHPKLTLLVYDGVRPRSIQRKMWALVVGTPSQDYVANPDRGSVHNFGSAVDLTLATNDGNPLDMGTAFDYFGKLAQPRHEAQFLKEGHLTQEQINNRELLRTVMTHAGWQPISIEWWHFNAVPAKVARSQYRIIE